From a region of the Candida albicans SC5314 chromosome 1, complete sequence genome:
- a CDS encoding 40S ribosomal protein uS8 (Ortholog of S. cerevisiae Rps22Ap and Rps22Bp; gene contains 5' UTR intron), which translates to MTRTSVLADALNAINNAEKTGKRQVLIRPSSKVIIKFLTVMQKHGYIGEFEYIDDHRSGKIVVQLNGRLNKCGVIQPRFNVKINDIERWTDNLLPARQFGYVILTTSAGIMDHEEARRKHVSGKILGFVY; encoded by the exons atgactAGAACCTCCGTCTTAGCTGATGCTTTAAATGCTATTAACAATGCTGAAAAAACTGGTAAACGTCAAGTTTTGATTAGACCATCTTCAAAggttattatcaaatttttaacTGTTATGCAAAAGCATG GCTATATTGGTGAATTTGAATACATTGACGATCACAGATCAGGTAAGattgttgttcaattaaACGGTAGATTAAACAAATGTGGTGTTATCCAACCAAGATTCAACGTTAAAATTAACGACATTGAAAGATGGACTGATAACTTGTTACCAGCTAGACAATTCGGTTATGTCATCTTAACCACTTCTGCTGGTATCATGGACCATGAAGAAGCTAGAAGAAAGCATGTTTCAGGTAAAATTTTGGGTTTCGTTTATTAG
- the MRPL27 gene encoding mitochondrial 54S ribosomal protein mL41 (Putative 60S ribosomal protein L27, mitochondrial precursor), translating to MKVSQVLSFQGSVSSALRRPWQTFRDGTLYYGQLKSGSKRHALTGKQGNKHYYKGTRSTGIGSWDSRGRYHINWEKVRTYVVPEGLNNTELKALVSPKSPKFIQQVVGYRDHFKSPELAFHNAKDFIEYGANYSDVDLEQEGYIHRIVHPDILEAERKENMDVEGIKN from the coding sequence ATGAAAGTTTCTCAAGTATTAAGTTTTCAAGGATCAGTGTCAAGTGCATTGAGAAGACCATGGCAAACTTTTAGAGATGGTACCTTGTACTATGGTCAACTAAAATCTGGCTCAAAGAGACATGCATTAACTGGTAAACAGGGTAACAAACATTACTACAAAGGTACTCGTTCTACAGGTATAGGTAGCTGGGATTCTAGAGGTAGATATCATATCAACTGGGAAAAGGTGAGAACGTATGTGGTTCCAGAAGGCTTGAACAATACTGAATTGAAGGCATTGGTATCACCAAAATCACCAAAATTCATTCAACAAGTGGTAGGTTACCGTGATCATTTTAAAAGTCCTGAATTGGCATTTCATAATGCAAAGGATTTCATTGAATATGGTGCCAACTATAGCGATGTGGACTTGGAACAGGAAGGCTACATACATAGAATTGTGCATCCTGATATATTAGAAgcagaaagaaaagaaaacatgGACGTCGAAGGTATAAAGAACTAG
- a CDS encoding uncharacterized protein (Ortholog of C. parapsilosis CDC317 : CPAR2_108915, Candida tenuis NRRL Y-1498 : CANTEDRAFT_102387, Debaryomyces hansenii CBS767 : DEHA2B06776g and Pichia stipitis Pignal : psti_CGOB_00149): MKVPPEKPSNIGTFSPQQGYSTDVHVKTHKYSDKPTPISPNQNKAYGYVADHLDSDHRKKYAKEGGKKLFDILLGIICR, from the coding sequence ATGAAAGTCCCACCAGAAAAACCATCAAATATTGGTACATTTTCACCTCAACAAGGTTATTCGACCGACGTACACGTCAAGACTCACAAATATTCAGATAAACCAACCCCGATTTCTCCCAATCAAAACAAAGCGTATGGCTACGTCGCAGACCACTTAGATAGTGATCATAGGAAGAAATACGCAAAAGAGGGTGGCAAAAAGTTGTTTGATATATTGCTCGGCATTATATGTAGATAA
- the HFL1 gene encoding DNA polymerase epsilon noncatalytic subunit (HAP5-like; ortholog of S. cerevisiae Dpb3; third-largest subunit of DNA polymerase II (DNA polymerase epsilon); phosphorylated protein; mutants have a growth defect): MSQEEQSGHLSPQEPREEALTVTSQSEPSATTPKSDDQNAADPQPEQQPQLNQEQDEFQNNLTLPISKIKKIFKMDPEYTGASASAVYTAGLATELFVQYFAEQASLLAKMEKRKKIQYKDFSNAVASHDALNFLSDTIPRTQPIGELVQQKKINVKQTAPKTTKDNGDVNANPQVGDIVKKDLLVKGQQTLNFPIANSASSKTPEGPVKKSVISNLVTTEDDRSTKDGDDDVVMKD, from the coding sequence ATGTCCCAAGAAGAACAGTCCGGGCATCTTTCGCCTCAAGAACCAAGAGAAGAAGCGTTGACAGTAACTTCTCAATCAGAACCTTCTGCAACTACACCAAAACTGGACGATCAGAATGCAGCTGACCCACAACCAGAACAACAACctcaattgaatcaagaACAAGATGAGTTTCAAAACAATCTCACTTTACCTATTTCcaaaattaagaaaattttcaaaatggaTCCTGAATACACCGGTGCATCTGCAAGTGCAGTATATACTGCCGGTCTAGCTACAGAATTGtttgttcaatattttgCTGAACAAGCAAGTTTGTTGGCCAAGATGGAAAAACGTAAAAAGATTCAATATAAAGATTTCTCAAATGCAGTAGCTAGTCATGATGCGTTAAACTTTTTAAGTGATACTATACCTCGAACTCAACCTATTGGTGAATTAGTTCAACAAAAGAAGATAAATGTAAAACAAACAGCACCGAAAACGACCAAAGATAACGGTGATGTCAATGCAAATCCTCAAGTTGGTGATATTGTGAAGAAAGATTTGTTGGTAAAGGGTCAACAAACGTTGAATTTTCCAATTGCAAACTCAGCGTCACTGAAAACCCCTGAAGGGCCTGTTAAGAAGTCGGTCATACTGAATTTGGTAACAACTGAAGATGATAGAAGTACAAaagatggtgatgatgacgtAGTAATGAAAGATTAA
- the IMP1 gene encoding endopeptidase catalytic subunit (Predicted subunit of the mitochondrial inner membrane peptidase complex involved in protein targeting to mitochondria) encodes MTFFESLKFVGSTLSWTLRAGCIAHLIHENVYEFTETRGESMLPTLQNQHDYVHALKKYKYGRNLVMGDCIVAIKPSDPSHRICKRITGMPGDMILVDPSSSSELTNSPNEIIQHDGYNKYIRIPEGHVWCTGDNLCHSLDSRSYGVVPMGLITGKIVAANSMSEGISTLYNFRWITNTLQDE; translated from the coding sequence ATGACATTCTTTGAATCACTTAAGTTTGTCGGATCGACGTTATCCTGGACTTTGAGAGCAGGCTGCATAGCACACTTGATACATGAAAATGTCTATGAATTCACTGAAACTCGAGGCGAATCAATGTTGCCAACATTACAAAACCAACACGACTATGTTCATGCgttgaaaaaatacaaatatgGAAGAAATTTAGTAATGGGAGATTGCATTGTCGCAATCAAACCTAGTGACCCTAGTCATAGAATCTGTAAACGGATTACTGGGATGCCAGGGGATATGATTTTGGTGGACCCATCCAGCTCATCTGAACTAACCAATAGCccaaatgaaataataCAACATGATGGATATAACAAGTACATTCGAATACCAGAAGGTCATGTGTGGTGTACTGGTGATAATTTATGTCATTCATTGGACTCACGTTCCTATGGTGTGGTGCCTATGGGGCTCATTACAGGGAAAATTGTTGCTGCCAATTCTATGAGTGAGGGAATCTCCACATTATACAATTTCAGATGGATAACAAATACGCTACAGGATGAgtga
- a CDS encoding uncharacterized protein (Ortholog(s) have ASTRA complex, mitochondrion localization), translating into MTSSSQLSASSNESIQNERLLSSSLFDQIRPVCIELSEASTSQPFNTNKVVNLMILMEDILKKHHDEYNKDGNFRIYQLSPKLADYIFYPLSNILKQPALDDTIIQHLFGIIRFLVEYSWSFNVNFVLTDQLLPLVIYLSSGDLNKEPLLITKKSIQFKIATVSVLYTITSTLNKEYFQSLTEKRLLFISNVITICLSIIVGSRVESQDTIQLVLKCLSLISNVKRYLNSSQISIILPGIVSSITKFISLNLNLNYQIIIQSLRLLSGFICASFNDKELDAQIELNEGISDISEIHVGWDDDNETLDNNSLYSDVTITENDHRSSAWLKATSKQLKLSLIIIFKSILLGSRNRHRLRSKQELYDEILGFVETILKNCFNSLFKEFASLAIDIVSILGYVTSEDNKEMADKTNKLSNTLCMIIEGETNKEEVLFELVKTKLADLIDNKLSGIVFALDEDKISSTVASMMFNFSLLLCLSRKVKLDCEDLDSLKQRCLALLTEYVADRFKFESSKPIKSSNASGLLETSSMTNQLDSIELPGYINAKSVVKQEPLKKEQDKRAYIHNLKTISRNWNTNEINNSSGNTLIGISSKFSETILQNFINYLSSLKYEASNSSTLTELENIFELADDNDMITKSTSLWVASNYYKRSTLGKVINFDLGKYLVLDDDEDMEIDDDTKEMSFLVLSRAEELLEEISENQEKYSSQTYILAYNAALQSIKVVAGSIPLDQFRTNFLMDHLLSVFQALTYNDMPEIQLQAQSTLKVVLDTYYNGSMVNLISDNSDYLIDSISLQMSVASNLTPMLPGILLIIVKIAGIQLLESNQLHDVLTDMFVILDSFHGYNKLVESFFIVFEALIDQIHHKFDSQLKVEFKESSKTNTSLYKPWGMTNKDQLLELLNESNKMVDKYEGYDSNKEYFKRKADLPFSEMDADSDDEEEDDEANIDDNGEEEEEKEEIWSSPVSKDIYMISLRIFNYGFTLVSQESYTLKTQIIKTLRLLLPLLCTNYKLLLPVLALNWQMLIALVTGSKSLSTSIESNGEYASEDIGVMTEALQLVTEILEEDKRRYEHFFSKKFQEAWEFISRHSKLVRQREVTSTTNIREQKQLVVSEKAIYTFRNYPLLKTSLVTFLITGVQNYEKMIPDIHRFEIIKLCYELQIPQSIPLSRDTIGVLEVLKNTT; encoded by the coding sequence ATGACATCAAGTTCACAATTATCTGCTTCTTCCAACGAACTGATTCAAAATGAGAGATTATTATCTCTGCTGTTATTTGACCAAATAAGGCCGGTTTGCATAGAACTATCAGAAGCTTCAACTCTGCAACCATTCAACACAAACAAAGTTGTcaatttgatgatattaatGGAAGACATTCTTAAAAAGCACCACGATGAGTATAATAAGGATGGAAATTTTAGAATCTATCAGCTATCGCCCAAGCTAGCAGATTATATCTTTTACCCTTTATCCAATATATTGAAACAGCCGGCTTTAGATGATACAATTATACAGCATTTGTTCGGAATAATTAGATTCCTAGTTGAATACTCTTGGAGCTTCAACGTTAATTTTGTTCTTACCGATCAGTTACTTCCTTTAGTGATATACCTTTCCAGTGGAGATTTGAACAAGGAACCATTACTCATAACAAAGAAATCCATACAATTCAAAATAGCAACAGTTTCTGTATTATATACTATTACGAGCACTTTGAACAAGGAATATTTTCAATCCCTAACTGAAAAAAGACTATTGTTTATAAGCAATGTCATAACTATTTGTTTAAGTATCATAGTCGGCCTGCGAGTGGAATCTCAAGATACAATACAATTGGTCCTCAAATGTCTTAGTTTAATCTCCAACGTGAAAAGGTATTTGAATTCGAGTCAgatatcaataattcttCCAGGTATTGTTTCTTCTATAACTAAATTTATATCactaaatttaaatttaaattatcaaatcataATCCAATCCTTGCGATTATTATCAGGTTTCATATGCGCTTCCTTTAATGATAAAGAGTTAGATGCCCAAATCGAGTTGAACGAAGGTATAAGTGATATTTCAGAAATCCATGTCGGATGGGACGACGACAATGAGACTTTGGACAACAATTCATTATATTCAGATGTCACTATTACAGAGAATGATCATAGGTCAAGTGCATGGTTAAAAGCCACTTccaaacaattgaaattatcattaataatcatttttaaGTCGATACTACTTGGATCAAGAAATAGACATCGGTTGAGATCCAAGCAAGAACTATACGATGAGATTCTTGGATTTGTTGAGactattttgaaaaattgtttcaacAGCTTGTTTAAAGAATTTGCCTCATTGGCAATTGACATAGTATCAATTCTTGGATACGTAACATCTGAAGACAACAAAGAAATGGCCGATAAAACCAACAAACTATCAAATACACTTTGCATGATTATTGAAGGTGAAACCAACAAAGAGGAAGTTCTTTTCGAATTAGTTAAAACTAAACTTGctgatttaattgataataaactATCAGGGATTGTTTTTGCCTTAGATGAAGATAAGATATCGTCAACTGTAGCATCAATGATGTTCAATTTTAGTCTTTTGTTATGTTTATCAAGAAAAGTAAAACTTGATTGTGAGGACTTGGATTCATTGAAACAAAGATGTTTGGCCCTATTAACAGAATATGTTGCGGATAGGTTCAAATTCGAGAGTTCCAAACCGATCAAAAGCTCTAATGCTAGTGGGTTACTCGAAACGTCTTCAATGACAAATCAACTAGACTCGATCGAATTACCTGGGTACATTAATGCAAAAAGTGTTGTAAAACAAGAAccattgaagaaagaaCAGGACAAGAGGGCTTATATtcataatttgaaaacaatttccCGCAATTGGAATAccaatgaaattaataacTCTTCTGGTAATACACTAATTGGTATAAGTTCTAAGTTTTCAGAGACAATACTACAGaactttattaattatttatcaAGCTTAAAGTACGAAGCTAGCAACAGTTCAACGTTAACAGAATTGGAgaatatttttgaattagCTGACGATAATGACATGATTACTAAAAGTACCTCTCTTTGGGTTGCTTCTAATTATTACAAACGATCAACCCTTGGCAAAGTGatcaattttgatttaggAAAATACTTGGTtttagatgatgatgaagatatgGAAATAGATGATGATACCAAAGAAATGtcatttttagttttatcaAGGGCAGAAGAGTTACTTGAAGAGATTTCCGAGAACCAAGAAAAGTACTCTTCACAAACTTATATCCTAGCTTACAATGCAGCAttacaatcaattaaagTTGTTGCTGGCTCGATCCCACTTGATCAGTTTAgaaccaattttttgatgGATCATTTGTTGTCAGTATTTCAAGCATTAACGTATAATGATATGCCAGAAATACAATTACAGGCACAGTCGACGTTGAAAGTGGTATTGGATACATATTATAATGGTTCGATGGTCAACTTGATTTCTGATAATCTGGATTATCTTATTGACAGCATAAGCTTGCAGATGTCAGTGGCTAGTAATTTAACCCCAATGCTTCCAGGTATTCTTTTGATCATTGTAAAGATTGCCGGAATCCAATTATTGGAGTCGAATCAATTGCACGATGTTTTGACTGATATGTTTGTGATACTTGACTCCTTTCATGGTTACAATAAACTCGTTGAAAGTTTTTTCATAGTGTTTGAGGCTTTGATAGATCAGATCCATCATAAGTTCGACAGTCAACTTAAAGTTGAATTTAAGGAGTCTTCGAAAACAAACACTTCATTGTATAAGCCATGGGGAATGACCAATAAGGATCAACTATTGGAACTACTTAACGAGTCAAACAAAATGGTCGATAAATATGAAGGTTATGATAGTAACAAGGAGtattttaaaagaaaagctGACTTGCCTTTTTCGGAGATGGATGCAGATTCtgatgacgaagaagaGGACGATGAAGCAAATATTGATGACAatggagaagaagaagaagaaaaagaggaaaTATGGAGCTCACCCGTCTCAAAGGACATTTATATGATTTCACTACGAATATTTAATTATGGTTTTACATTGGTATCACAGGAATCTTACACATTGAAAAcacaaattatcaaaacacTAAGATTGTTATTGCCTTTGCTTTGCACCAattacaaattattattacctGTATTAGCCTTAAATTGGCAGATGCTAATTGCTTTAGTGACAGGTTCAAAATCTTTATCTACAAGTATTGAAAGCAATGGTGAATATGCTTCGGAAGATATTGGTGTCATGACCGAGGCCCTTCAATTGGTGACTGAAATATTAGAAGAGGATAAAAGGAGATATGAACATTTCTTCAGTAAAAAGTTTCAGGAAGCTTGGGAATTCATATCTCGACACTCAAAACTAGTGCGCCAAAGAGAAGTCACATCAACAACTAATATTAGAGAACAAAAGCAACTAGTTGTTTCTGAAAAAGCGATATATACTTTCAGAAACTATCCATTACTAAAGACATCACTAGTAACGTTTTTAATTACTGGTGTAcaaaattatgaaaaaatGATCCCTGATATTCACCGCTTTGagattatcaaattgtGCTATGAATTGCAAATTCCTCAAAGTATTCCTTTATCTAGGGATACAATCGGCGTACTAGAAGTTCTTAAAAATACAACGTAA